One window of the Perca flavescens isolate YP-PL-M2 chromosome 5, PFLA_1.0, whole genome shotgun sequence genome contains the following:
- the ercc6l gene encoding DNA excision repair protein ERCC-6-like, protein MDVSQQDGEVAEISKKLEKSLSMDTDDNMEAYHRFIQDGKGVAKQGDLKGALKLFKLAYNIHQSQKLESRIKKVEELLAQIDSEDEDEEFVNVNNSGLIIFKELYDKLYDYQRNGVAFLYSLYRDGRKGGILADDMGLGKTIQVVSFLSGMYDNDMAKHTLLVMPTSLITNWTKEFAKWTPGLRVKEFHGAGKERTRNLEKVQRRSGIIITTYTMLMNNWQQLSSYHGKEFTWDYMILDEAHKIKSTATKTAKSATAIPSKNRVLLTGTPVQNNLKEMWALFDFACQGALLGTAKTFKTEYENPITRAREKDATPGEKALGSRMSENLMTIIKPYFLRRTKAEVQKNKMNGTHPCEVDYSDKDSKVPNLPKDSGAVMPTLTRKNDLIVWTYLSSVQEDIYRQFLSLDHIKELLMTTRSPLAELTIMKKLCDHPRLLSAAAIAKLGLEESTAENENMEADTGSIANVSDDTLISESGKLVFLFALLERLREEGHRTLVFAHYRKVLDIIQRILGNRGFKVLRLDGTITQIAERERLITLFQTDKRYSVFLLTTQVGGVGITLTAANRVVIYDPSWNPATDAQAVDRAYRIGQTENVVVYRLITCGTVEEKIYRRQVFKDSLIRQNTGDKKNPFRYFSKQELKELFILEDPRSSSTQMQLQALHSRHRRTDPELDEHIAHLHTMEMFGISDHDLMYSLDVNCDEAEDQEAHLYIEGRVQKAQELMKAESELQMQLAESMASSTEPAWLRQPLDNHNRERSNDKKTRNPRQSPSYPQPDHNFNGSPVVVELDQSGSDKEAGQQNLSDRVIDLTADDSMSEEQPFVEVSQDKLAQQNLDSPKHRFVKQERSYLIEEDAAPQEVIDVSLVMSEASDAEAGDKADASVQELMDESASSEDAGASAGDGSPAYITALDEDKELNGTSHSEYNSKMDLGHSRVTPLQNKRLSVLQASCSSFKADTSSRVSTGIESFEGNFQLQLEDSDMFSDHDVLDHQETEAEERKLLLQLQMDGSFDINKSLSERQHGKALGQSLNRTSEMDGSMDDSIVVTKKKRAAVIYDTDEEEEDDDRSQLNNSFQALGASTPKSAPSGPSPLRSRKSVGGNLSVASRRSLLLSIIDDMENHNEEMTDEEDEEDDDVSERHSDEAEEDDIVGSPDELKLEKTVGETLNTEGEEEEEEEEEEEEEEEEEEDDDNDYSVSADSADVSGQEMSSKMEQSTSEPELVSSERMDQCTVDAGVKTKLPVEEESFDSLVSKGKACHSQGKLDDAVGFFLRAIDIKPGDPEIQLMTIQLYRQLSQRS, encoded by the exons ATGGATGTCTCTCAACAAGATGGTGAAGTTGCGGAGATTTCAAAGAAACTGGAAAA GTCTTTGTCCATGGATACGGATGACAACATGGAAGCCTACCACAG attcATTCAAGATGGTAAAGGTGTTGCCAAACAAGGGGACCTGAAAGGGGCTCTGAAGCTCTTCAAACTGGCGTACAACATTCACCAGAGTCAAAAACTTGAAAGCAGGATAAAGAAAGTTGAGGAACTTCTTGCTCAGATTGATTCggaggatgaagatgaagagTTTGTCAATGTTAACAACAGCGGTTTAATTATTTTCAAAGAGTTATATGACAAGCTTTATGACTACCAAAGAAATGGAGTGGCCTTCTTATACAGTCTCTACAGAGATGGTCGTAAAGGTGGGATCTTGGCAGATGACATGGGCCTTGGTAAAACCATCCAGGTGGTATCATTTCTCTCCGGCATGTACGACAATGATATGGCTAAACACACACTCCTGGTCATGCCAACCTCACTCATCACAAACTGGACCAAGGAGTTTGCCAAATGGACTCCTGGCCTGAGGGTGAAGGAGTTTCACGGTGCGGGCAAAGAGAGGACCAGGAATTTGGAGAAAGTTCAGAGAAGAAGTGgcatcatcatcaccacataCACTATGCTTATGAACAACTGGCAGCAATTGTCATCATACCATGGCAAAGAGTTCACATGGGACTACATGATCCTGGATGAGGCACACAAGATAAAATCCACAGCCACAAAAACGGCCAAAAGTGCCACCGCCATACCTTCAAAAAACCGAGTTCTTCTCACAGGCACTCCAGTCCAGAACAACCTAAAAGAAATGTGGGCTCTCTTTGACTTTGCTTGCCAAGGCGCCCTCCTCGGCACAGCTAAAACATTCAAAACGGAGTATGAGAACCCCATCACCCGGGCCCGAGAGAAGGACGCCACTCCAGGGGAGAAGGCTCTCGGGTCTCGGATGTCTGAGAACCTCATGACCATCATTAAACCTTACTTCCTCCGCAGGACAAAAGCAGAAGTGCAAAAGAACAAAATGAACGGCACACATCCGTGTGAAGTGGACTATTCAGACAAGGACAGCAAAGTTCCAAACCTTCCAAAAGACTCTGGAGCAGTCATGCCCACGCTGACGAGAAAGAACGACCTGATTGTCTGGACTTACCTGAGCTCTGTTCAGGAAGACATATACAGGCAGTTCCTTTCGCTGGACCACATCAAAGAGCTGCTCATGACCACCAGATCACCTCTAGCTGAATTAACCATAATGAAAAAGCTGTGCGACCACCCAAGActgctctctgctgcagccATAGCCAAGTTAGGCTTGGAGGAAAGTACagctgaaaatgaaaacatggaggcaGACACAGGCAGCATCGCAAACGTTTCTGATGACACCTTAATATCTGAGTCTGGGAAACTTGTCTTTCTGTTTGCGCTGCTTGAAAGGCTCAGAGAAGAAGGCCACCGCACACTCGTCTTTGCTCATTACAGGAAAGTGCTTGACATCATCCAACGCATCCTGGGCAACCGAGGCTTCAAAGTATTGAGACTGGATGGCACAATAACACAGATTGCAGAGAGGGAGCGGCTCATTACTCTGTTCCAAACAGACAAACGTTACTCTGTCTTCCTCCTGACCACCCAAGTTGGAGGAGTTGGCATCACTTTGACGGCAGCAAATCGAGTCGTGATCTACGACCCCAGCTGGAACCCAGCAACAGATGCCCAGGCTGTTGACAGGGCATACCGCATCGGCCAGACTGAAAACGTCGTTGTCTACAGGCTGATAACCTGCGGCACGGTGGAGGAGAAGATCTACAGACGGCAGGTTTTCAAAGACTCTCTCATCAGACAGAATACTGGGGACAAAAAGAACCCTTTTCGGTACTTCAGCAAGCAGGAGCTGAAGGAGCTCTTCATTCTGGAGGACCCACGGTCTTCATCTACGCAGATGCAGCTTCAGGCTCTGCACTCCAGACACCGACGGACAGACCCTGAACTGGACGAGCACATTGCCCACCTCCACACCATGGAGATGTTTGGGATCTCTGACCACGACCTGATGTATTCTCTCGATGTCAACTGTGACGAGGCCGAGGACCAAGAGGCGCACCTCTACATTGAAGGGAGGGTCCAGAAGGCCCAAGAGCTGATGAAGGCTGAGTCAGAATTACAGATGCAGTTGGCAGAGAGCATGGCTTCAAGCACAGAACCAGCCTGGCTCAGACAACCACTGGACAACCACAACAGAGAGCGGTCTAATgacaaaaagacaagaaatccAAGACAAAGTCCTTCCTATCCACAGCCTGACCACAACTTCAATGGGTCACCTGTTGTGGTGGAGTTGGACCAGTCGGGTTCTGACAAGGAGGCCGGCCAACAGAATCTGAGTGACAGAGTCATTGATCTTACTGCAGATGACAGTATGTCAGAAGAACAACCTTTTGTAGAAGTAAGCCAAGACAAGCTTGCCCAGCAGAACCTGGATTCCCCAAAACACAGGTTTGTCAAGCAGGAGAGAAGTTACCTGATAGAAGAAGACGCCGCTCCTCAGGAGGTGATTGATGTGTCTTTGGTGATGTCAGAGGCCAGTGATGCTGAAGCAGGTGATAAGGCAGATGCCTCTGTTCAAGAATTAATGGATGAGTCTGCATCGTCTGAGGATGCAGGTGCTTCAGCAGGTGACGGCAGCCCAGCATACATTACAGCACTTGATGAAGATAAGGAGCTAAACGGAACTTCACACTCAGAATACAACTCCAAAATGGACTTGGGGCATTCACGTGTCACACCCCtgcaaaacaaaagactttctgTCTTGCAAGCATCCTGTTCAAGCTTCAAAGCAGACACATCATCAAGAGTCAGCACAGGGATTGAATCCTTTGAAGGCAACTTCCAGTTACAGCTTGAGGACAGTGACATGTTCTCAGACCATGATGTCCTGGACCATCAGGAGACGgaagcagaggagaggaagctgctgttgcagctgcagatggaTGGGAGTTTTGACATAAATAAATCCCTTTCTGAGAGACAACATGGAAAAGCGCTCGGCCAAAGCCTTAACCGCACCTCTGAGATGGACGGTTCAATGGATGATTCCATTGTGGTTACCAAGAAGAAAAGAGCAGCAGTGATTTATGATactgatgaagaagaagaagatgatgataGGAGTCAACTCAACAACTCCTTCCAGGCTCTTGGAGCGTCAACACCTAAATCTGCCCCATCTGGCCCCAGCCCTCTAAGGTCGAGAAAGAGTGTGGGAGGAAACCTCTCCGTGGCCTCACGCCGGTCCCTCCTCCTGTCCATCATCGACGACATGGAGAACCACAATGAAGAGATGACtgatgaggaggatgaagaagatGATGACGTTTCAGAGAGGCATTCTGATGAGGCCGAAGAGGACGACATCGTTGGTTCTCCGGATGAGCTTAAGCTGGAGAAGACTGTCGGAGAAACATTAAACACagagggtgaggaggaggaggaggaggaggaggaggaagaagaagaagaagaggaggaggaggatgatgataatgattACTCTGTGTCAGCAGATTCTGCCGATGTGTCAGGACAGGAAATGAGCAGTAAGATGGAGCAGTCAACCAGTGAGCCTGAGCTAGTGTCCTCAGAGAGGATGGATCAGTGCACCGTCGATGCAGGAGTCAAGACGAAGCTTCCCGTCGAGGAGGAGAGCTTTGACTCCCTGGTCAGTAAAGGGAAGGCGTGCCACAGCCAAGGGAAGCTGGACGACGCCGTGGGCTTCTTCCTGAGGGCTATCGACATCAAACCTGGAGATCCTGAGATTCAGCTCATGACCATCCAACTGTACCGACAGCTGAGTCAAAGGTCTTAA
- the LOC114555427 gene encoding uncharacterized protein LOC114555427, translating into MLEIIVLPLSTTVTCKETRAAIIALQKNGFTGKDIVATKIAPKSTIYRIIKNFKKRGSILVKKASGRPRKSSKRQDRLLKRIQLRDRSAISAELAQEWQQAGVNASARTVRRRLLEDGLVSRRAAKKPLLSKKNIRHRLIFFRRKYGEWTAEDWGKVIFSDEACFQLFGASGKRPVRRRKGLVNSGGEMTNAQLFQQMALLRWLSSQTDDDRMILTAVTGIQVGRELLNRFTGQEKVDAYKRECILSISEFLRKNPRALQADINAEVEKRVLVFAAQVKALETASIF; encoded by the exons ATGCTTGAAATCATTGTTCTTCCATTGTCAACCACGGTGACCTGCAAAGAAACACGTGCAGCCATCATTGCGTTGCAAAAAAATGGCTTCACAGGCAAGGATATTGTGGCTACTAAGATTGCACCTAAATCAACAATTTATAGGATTATCAAGAACTTCAAGAAAAGAGGTTCAATTCTTGTTAAGAAGGCTTCAGGGCGTCCAAGAAAGTCCAGCAAGCGCCAGGATCGTCTCCTAAAGAGGATTCAGCTGCGGGATCGGAGTGCCATCAGTGCAGAGCTTGCTCAGGAATGGCAGCAGGCAGGTGTGAACGCATCTGCACGCACAGTGAGGCGAAGACTTTTGGAAGATGGCCTGGTGTCAAGAAGGGCAGCAAAGAAGCCACTTCTctccaaaaaaaacatcaggcaCAGATTGATCTTCTTCCGCAGAAAGTATGGTGAATGGACTGCTGAGGACTGGGGCAAAGTCATATTCTCCGATGAAGCCTGTTTCCAATTGTTTGGGGCATCTGGAAAAAGGCCTGTCCGGAGAAGAAAAG GTTTAGTGAACTCAGGAGGAGAAATGACAAACGCTCAGTTATTTCAGCAG ATGGCGCTGCTGCGATGGCTGTCCTCTCAGACCGACGATGACCGGATGATCTTGACGGCAGTGACTGGCATCCAGGTCGGCAGAGAGCTGCTAAACCGATTTACCGGCCAGGAGAAAGTGGACGCCTACAAG AGAGAGTGCATCCTTAGCATCTCAGAGTTCCTCCGTAAGAACCCGCGAGCCTTGCAGGCCGACATCAACGCCGAGGTGGAGAAAAGAGTTCTGGTTTTTGCCGCTCAAGTCAAAGCTCTGGAGACAGCTTCAATATTCTGA
- the sdhaf1 gene encoding succinate dehydrogenase assembly factor 1, mitochondrial has translation MARHSKLQKQVLALYRQFLRAGQDKPGFIPRIRDEFRVNACIKKTDVMHIEYLYRRGQRQLEQLRDVNTKQLGSFSKPAEKS, from the coding sequence ATGGCGCGGCACAGTAAGCTGCAGAAGCAGGTCCTTGCTCTGTACCGGCAGTTTCTGCGGGCCGGTCAGGACAAACCAGGCTTCATCCCCCGAATCCGTGACGAGTTCAGAGTGAATGCTTGCATCAAGAAGACGGACGTGATGCACATTGAGTATCTGTACAGGCGAGGACAGAGACAGCTGGAGCAGCTGAGGGATGTAAACACCAAACAGCTAGGTTCTTTCTCTAAACCTGCAGAGAAgagctga
- the nudt18 gene encoding 8-oxo-dGDP phosphatase NUDT18, with protein MSKQSSSSQHSGNGNSTRSLITHDMEVTEKGWRQVEEQVERLLSGQGSEVTACDVGLEQSKPATLRKTVTYIVCAVIFNEKEEVLMVQEAKPDCYKQWYLPAGRVEVGESLEEALRREVKEEAGFDCEPITLLLIQEQGPQWIRFNFLAKVTGGSLKGLSAADQESLQASWWDRQSALPLRGRDILRLIDCGLKYHQDPCHPVTLPVDLSCRHVVQRLVLVFTNAKEQIWVLLIKAPVLHLPTAAAVKTHAVTWAANMVVQEAMPSAYYDQDVNTLGVFSLQHNGRQHGKTDGVCFNTLVALVPDHVQRNEDGEKVEWTGTGQPPPVENPRYVWHEVQKQTLKEKLLEKTKNTSILPMHSLY; from the exons ATGTCaaaacagagcagcagcagccagcacAGTGGAAATGGAAACTCAACACGGTCGTTAATTACACACG ACATGGAGGTGACGGAGAAGGGGTGGCGGCAGGTGGAGGAGCAGGTGGAGAGGCTGCTAAGTGgtcaggggtcagaggtcaccgCCTGTGACGTTGGCCTGGAGCAGAGCAAACCGGCGACTCTGAGGAAGACCGTCACCTACATTGTCTGCGCGGTCATCTTCAATGAGAAG GAGGAGGTGCTGATGGTGCAGGAGGCAAAACCGGACTGTTATAAGCAGTGGTACCTGCCTGCCGGGAGGGTGGAGGTGGGGGAGAGCCTGGAGGAGGCGCTGAGGAGggag GTGAAGGAGGAGGCGGGGTTTGACTGTGAGCCAATCACCTTGCTGCTGATCCAGGAGCAGGGACCGCAGTGGATCCGCTTTAACTTCCTTGCTAAAGtcacag GTGGGAGTCTAAAAGGTCTGTCAGCAGCAGATCAGGAGTCTCTTCAGGCCTCCTGGTGGGACAGACAGTCTGCTCTCCCTCTGAGAGGACGAGACATCCTCCGTCTCATTGACTGCGGACTCAA GTACCATCAGGATCCCTGCCATCCTGTCACGTTACCTGTAGACCTGAGCTGCCGTCACGTTGTGCAGAGACTTGTCCTGGTCTTCACCAACGCTAAGGAACAGATCTGGGTCCTGCTTATCAAAG CCCCGGTGCTCCACCTTCCCACGGCGGCGGCGGTAAAGACTCACGCGGTGACGTGGGCGGCCAACATGGTGGTGCAGGAAGCCATGCCGTCAGCATATTATGACCAAGACGTCAACACGCTGGGTGTCTTCAGCCTGCAACACAACGGGCGTCAGCACGGGAAGACAGACGGCGTGTGCTTCAACACGCTGGTGGCGCTGGTGCCCGACCACGTCCAACGCAATGAGGACGGAGAAAAGGTAGAGTGGACGGGGACGGGACAACCTCCACCTGTAGAAAACCCTCGATACGTCTGGCACGAAGTCCAGAAACAAACACTGAAAGAGAAACTGCTGGAGAAGACCAAAAACACCTCCATTTTACCTATGCACAGCCTGTACTGA